ACCGAACTTTTCAAGTTCTTCCAACTGCTTTTTTGATAACGATTTACTTTTCATTTGATATTATCAGAATTTTATTTCTTTTAGTAACTTATTTAAGATTAATTTTATTAAATAGATGAATATCAATCAATTCGATTAATAATCTTTATGATAGTACAAAAATCTATTCATAATTTACGGCGTGAATATAAGGTAAACAAATTATCTGAGGAAACGGTTCACAAAAACCCTTTTAAGCAGTTTGAAATATGGTTTTCGGAAGTGATAAAATTGAAATTAAAAGAGCCAAACGCAATGGTTCTCGCAACTTCAGATAAAAACGCAAAGCCTTCTGCGAGAGTTGTGTTGCTAAAGGGTTTTAGAAAAGATGGATTTGTTTTTTTTACCAACTATAACAGCACTAAAGGAAAAAGTCTAAAAGAAAATCCATCGGCAGCACTTTTATTTTTTTGGGCTGAATTGGAAAGACAGGTTAGGATTGAAGGTAAAGTAAAAAAAATATCACGTTTGGAATCACAAAAGTATTTTAATTCACGACCACTTGCTAGTCGCATCGCCGCCTGGGCTTCAGAACAGAGTAAAATAATTTCCGACAGACATTTTATTGACCTCAGGTTCGCAGAATTAAAAAATCAGTTTAAAGGGAAAAGAATACCGGTTCCTCAAAATTGGGGAGGCTTTGTTTTAGTCCCGGATTATTTTGAATTCTGGCAGGGAAGGGAAAACCGTTTGCACGACAGAATTTGTTACAGGAAAATGAAAAGTGGTTGGAAAATTTTCAGGCTTGCACCTTAAACTAAAAATTGAATCTCTTCTTAATCATAGGTGATTGTGAAATTAAACTTCTCACTAGGATTGCACACAAAATAATTACTCCTCCGATAATTGCCGTTACTGATGGTGTCTCGCCATATCCAATGAAAACCCAAACCGGATTGAGTACAGGTTCAATCATTGAAATGATGGAAGCTTCAACTGCATAAATTCTTTTTAGTCCCGAAGCAAAGAATGCATAAGCAAGTGCTATCTGAAAAACTCCGAGAAAGCTAACCATCCACAAATCTGAAAAGCTGATTACTTTTAGTGACGACAGGAAAGGAATACATATCAATGCAACAAGAATATTTCCCCAGAAAATACTGCTCTGTTGATATTTCTGGTCATTCTGTTTCATCCCTAAAAACAATGCCGCGAACGTAATTCCAGAAATTAATGCAACAAGATTTCCTTCAAGATGTCCTGGTTCAAGCTTTCCTACAAAGAACAAAATCATTCCGATTATGCAGACACCGACTGTAATGATGTTGATTCTTTCGTATCGTGTTTTATTTAGCAGAGGCTCGAATATCAATACGTAAATCGGTGCAGTTGCCTGCAGGAAAATAGCATTTGCAGCAGTTGTAGTTTTTGTGGCAATAACAAATGTGATTAAAACTATCGCATAAATAAATGAATTGATCAGGCTGAGCTTATTGAAAATAAGTGTTCGTTTTTTAAAAATTAGAGCAAATGTGATAGCAGCTATCAAGCATCTGAAAAAAGATAACTGCATTGCATTAAAGGAAATCAGCTTTATAAAGAGTCCACCGCTGCTCCAGAGTAAGGCAGCAGTGAAAACGTAAAGTATTCCTTTTTGATGTTCGGAAAGATTTTTCATTTGTTCAGCAAATATAACTACCGGATAAACAGATTTAATTAAAGTTATTTTTTATAAAATCATCACTAAATTAAGCTCAACAAATCGGATATTTTTTATTGTATGAATGGCAATTACAAATTCGTGGATCACACTGCTGACATTGCAGCAGAATTGGAAGGCAGCAGTCTTCAGGATTTATTTGAAGCTGGTGCAAAAGCATGGTTCACTGCAATAACCAGCGATGAATCCATTGAAGCAGATGATTATATGGAAATTGAACTTTCAGCTTCATCCAAAGAAGAGCTTCTGGTTACTTTCTTAAATGAGCTTAATTATTTACTGCTTGCAAAAAGATGGTTGTATGTATCAATCGAATCATTTAAACTATTTGAGGATGCTGAAGGTTTTGAGCTATCTGCCGAATTAAAAGGAGCACCTGTGTCAATCGATTTTCCAATGAAGCACGAAATAAAATCTGTAACGTATCATCAAGTTGAGATAGTGGAAGTAAATGGCAAGTACTCAACCCTTGTTGTTTTTGATATTTAACAATTTCTTCGAGGAGAATAATCATGAATATCGGCGGAATTGAATTAACCAGAGTGAGAGAAAATTTATGGGAGATTCCCGCTAACGGAGATATGAAAGTATCGGGAAGAGTGTATATCTCGCAGGAAATGATTGAAAAAGGTTTGAAAGATGATGAGGCATTAAAGCAGGTTGTAAATGTTGCCCACCTTCCGGGAATAGAAAAATATTCACTTGCCATGCCAGATATCCATTGGGGTTATGGCTTTCCAATAGGAGGTGTCGCAGCAACAAATCTTGATGAAGGAGTAATTTCTCCGGGAGGAGTTGGTTATGATATTAATTGCGGAGTAAGACTGGCAACAACAAATCTGGAATATGAACCGCTAAAAAATAAAATTGATACCCTCGTCTCAAAATTGTTCCATGCTGTCCCAACAGGAGTTGGTGCAAGTGGTGCAATTAAAAAACTTTCAATACCAGATTTAAAAAAAGTTTTGTCAAAAGGTTCTGTTTGGGCACTTGAAAACGATCTTGGAGTTTCTTCAGATATTGATTTTACTGAAGAAAGCGGAACGTTAAAAAATGCAGACACCGATGCAGTCAGTCAGCGTGCTTATGAACGGGGAGCAGACCAGCTGGGAACTCTCGGTTCAGGAAATCATTTTCTTGAAGTTGATGTTGTTGAAGATATTTACGACTCAAAAGTTGCGGAGGTATTTGGATTATTTCCCGGACAAATTGTAATTCAAATTCATACTGGTTCCCGCGGACTTGGCTACCAGGTTTGTGATGATTACCTGAAAATCCTTCTTAAAGCTAGCAATAAATATGGATTCAAATTGCCCGACCGACAACTCGCATGCGCACCAATCAATTCTCAGGAAGGAATGGATTATCTGGCTGCAATGCAAGCCGCTGCTAATTTTGCATGGAATAACCGTCAGGTGATAATGCATCTTGCTAAAAAAAGTTTTCAAAGAGACATTCACAATCAATGAATCAGAATTGGGATTTAAACTTTTATATGATGTGTGTCATAACATTGCAAAGATTGAAAAGCACAAAATCGGGAATGAAGAAAAAGAAGTGTGTGTTCATAGGAAAGGAGCTACACGTGCATTTCCTCCAGGAAGTAAATTGATTCCGAAAAAATATCATGATGTTGGTCAACCGGTTCTTATTCCAGGTGATATGGGAAGATATTCCTACATTCTAGTCGGAACAGACAAAGCAATGGAAGAAACATTCGGGAGTTCCTGTCACGGTGCTGGAAGAAATTTAAGCCGCACCAAAGCGCTGAAAAGTGCAAAGGGTAGAGATCTTGTAGCTGAACTCAATAAAAAGGGAATAGCAATTCAGGCAAAAGGGTATAAGACGATTGCTGAAGAAATGTCAGATGCGTACAAGGATGTGTCAGATGTGGTTGATGTGATGCATAAAGAAGGTATTACCCGGAAAGTTGCAAAAATAAAACCTGTTGGAGTGATTAAAGGTTGATCGAATGGAAAATGTAAAATGGATGATGGAAGATTGAAGTTTTCATTACAGGTAGAATTTGGATAAAGAATTTATTGATAATATACTCCTCGAATTGCTGAACAGATCAGATGAAATTTACGGCGAAGCAGTTGAGAAAATTTGGTTTTATGATGGCGACTTATGTCCTAGCTGCTTGAAGCGAAAGATTGATGCATTGGTTATTGGGAATGACCCGGCTTTATCTTTAAACGCATTCATCTATCGCGATCTCAACACGCTGATCGGTTATTTTCTTTGCAGTTATTGTGCAACTGATATATTTGCAAAAGGGGAGAAGCATAAAGAATTATATCATAATCTGGAAGAGAATTTAAAGAATGCGTATAATAAATATTTAAAGTCACAGGCTTCCTGATTAAAATATTTTTATAAAGATTACGGATAATCATACATTGAATCGATTCAAACCACCATTATTAATTCAAAAACTGTTTCATGATTTTATATGGTCAACTGTTAATAATAAAATCCTGTTAACTTTTGATGATGGTCCGACAATAGAAGCTACCGAAAAGATTCTTAAAATTCTTTCTTTAAATAAAATAAAAGCAGTCTTTTTTTGTGTGGGGGATAACATTATTAACCAACCTTTATTAGCAGAAAAAATTTTGAGCGCCGGACATACAATCGCAAACCACACTATGAAGCATAAATTGCTTACCGCTATGAACAATGAGGAATCCATTAAAGAATTATCTGCATTTAATAGTTTGATGAAAGAAAAATTCAATTATGATATAAAATATTTCCGACCGGCACACGGAAAATTTAACCTGAAGACAAATGGATTGATGAAAGAATTAAATATGAAATGTGTAATGTGGAATTTGCTTACATATGATTTTGAGAATAATATTGAAAAAGTAAAATTCGCTATTGAAAAGTATTTAGATAGAAATTCAATTATAGTATTTCACGACAACGTAAAGAGTGCTTCTATAATTGAAAAAGCGTTGAACTACACGATTGATCTCGCTGGAAAGAGAAATTATGAATTCGGAGAACCTGCAGATTGTTTGAAATAATTTTTTAATTCTTGTATCGGGATACTTTATTATCTCAGCGGTTCTCATTGTTGGTGCAAAGAAAAACTTTCCGCAATTAACTGAAGAGAAATTGCCGTCAGTATCAATTATTGTTGCAGCAAGGAATGAAGAAAATAATATTCTAACTTGTCTTGAATCGCTGGCCCAACTTATCTACCCGGAAGGAAAACTTGAAATTATCATCGTTGATGATGCATCGACTGATGATACATTAAAAATAGCTTCAAAATTTATTCATGGTAAAAAGCATTTCAGAATTATTCACCTTCAGGAAAATGAACAATCAGTTTTAAAAGGCAAAGTCAGAGCAATGGCAGAAGGAATTAAACTTGCGTTTGGGGAAATTATTTTAACTACAGACGCGGATTGCGTAGTTAGTTCATTCTGGGCGAAAACAATAGCTTCATATTACACTGATAATGTTGGAGTTGTAAATGGATACACTTCTCAAAACGTTAATGGTGTATTTAGCGGAATGCAGGCAATAGATTTTATTTATTTGTTATTTATTTCCGCGGGTACGATAAATCTTGGAAAACCAGTCAGCTGCATTGGCAACAATATGTCATTCCGGAAAAAAGCTTATGATGAGGTAGGTGGATTTGAGAATTTGACTTTCAGTGTGACTGAAGATTTTCTGTTGCTTAACTCGATTCATAAACTAAAAAAATACAAGGCAGTCTATCCATTAAACAAAGATTCGTTAGTAATTTCAAAACCAGCAGAAAACCTTGTTGAACTTTTTCGGCAGAAGAAACGCTGGGCAGTTGGCGGAATTGATGCACCACCGCTTGGTATTTTGTTGATGACTTGGGCATTTCTTACTAATTTATTCATTCTTGTGACCCCGTTTATATTTAGTGCGGTCCTGCTTTACATTGTTGTGTTCAAAATATCTATTGATTTATTCGTGCTCTATCCAATTCATCAAAAATTAGGTCTTCAGAAGAATTTGAAATATTTTTTAGTGTTTGAAATTTATTATCTCGTTTATGTGGTTGTACTGCCGTTTGCAATATTATTCAACAAAAAAGTAAAATGGAAAGATAGAACGTACTGATGCTGCTTCTCTGCAATTATTATGTGACATATCGTTGTAATGCTTTTTGTGAGTTCTGCCATTTTGGTGATCACACCAATTTTAAGGATACACCATATGCCGATCTTGAAGATTTTAAATCAAATGTTGAGCAGCTTGCAAAGCTTGGAGTAAAGTTTATTGATCTGACCGGTGGTGAACCTCTTCTGCATAAAGACATTCACTTAATGGCTGAGTTTGCTCACGAACTTAAAATGCAGACAAGCATTACAACCAATACGCTTCTTTATCCAAAGTTCGCTGAAAAGCTTGCGGGAAAAATTAATCTACTGCACTTTTCATTGGATTCACCCGATGAAGAAGAGCACAATAAAATTAGAAAAGTTGATTGCTACAAATCAATTTTCAAAAGTATTGAAATAGCAAAATCGCTTGGTGAATTTCCTGATGTTCTTTTCACTGTAACAAACGAGACGTACAAAAAGTTGCCACGAATGCACGAATTAGCTGCAAAGTATGATTTGGTTTTACTGGTAAATCCGGTTTTTTCATATTTTGGTAATCCCGGATTAACTCAGGAAGCAGTTGATCTTGTCGATGATTATTGTGATGGGAAAATGAATGTATATCTTAACAAAGCTTTTATGAAATTAAGAAGAGATGGAGGAAACGATATCAGCAATCCAAGCTGCAAAGCTGTTTCAAGAGTTGTTGTCATTTCACCCTATAATGAGATTATTCTGCCCTGTTATCATTTTGCAAATGATAAAATTAAAATTGACAAACCAATTAGTGAAATCAGAAAATCTGAAAAGATAAAACACTTTCTTAAAATGGAAGGACGATTTGATTTTTGTCAGGGCTGCACAGTTAATTGTTACTTCGAACCTTCGTTTGCATTCCCAACAAACTTGTACGCAATTTCAAGTTTGACTTCCAAATTCAAATACAGCTACAACAAACTCATCAAACAGAAGATTCAGAAAAAACTCATCTCGAAACCAGAAAGTAATTAATGCGATTTATACTTATTGTTTCATTATTGCTTATCCTCAGAATTAATTCTTTTGCACAAACGACAACTGAATGGTTTCCGGCTGATTTAAATATTCAACCATTCACTGCTAATTTTCTTGAACCAAAAACTGGATTTCAATATCTCTTCGATCTTGAAAAAGTACGAATTGATATAGGAACTTCACACGATATTATTCACTGGATTGATAAGGACCGATCATTTTCATTTGGCGCTGATTTTTTTACTTACACACGTGCACGATCGGAAGCAAATTTTAAATTCCCGGTTGAAACCGTCGATTATCTATTTGGAGTTAATGGAAGTTACAAGTATGAAATTGATGAAAGCGAATTGGGTGTGAGGCTTCGTTTCAATCACATCAGTGCACATCTTGTTGATGGTTATTACGATGCTGGAACAGAAAGCTGGATGAATGGCAGAGAACCATTTGTTTACAGCAAAGAATTTTTTGAGCTGATTGGTTACTATAAAATTTATGATTTACGCGTTTACCTCGGAATTACTTATAATATTCATATCGTCCCGGATGAAATTAAAAAAGAAATTTTTCAGATTGGATTTGATTACTACCCTGATAAACTTGCAACATCAGTATTTACACCTTTCGTTGCTTATGATTTTAAATTAGTTGGAACAGATAAATATGTAGGCAACAATATCATTTCTGCAGGAATAAAATTTGGTCATCCTGAATCACGAGGTTTCAGTATTTTAGCATCATACTTTTCTGGCAAGAGTGTACACGGAGAGTTTTACGATCTAAATGAAAATTATGCTACAATCGGAATTAACCTGGATATTTAAAAATGCCTGAACCTTACGGGGAGAATTATTTTTCAAATTTCTCCACACCTACTCCAAAACCAAAAAAAGAACGACCGCTTCTTCATCTCGGTTTATTTATCATTACATTCATCACGACTACACTCGCTGGTGTTCAGTGGATTAGTGCTTCTGGCGGTCCGTATGAACTGACTGAATTGTTGACTGGGTTACCATATTCAATTTCAATTTTACTGATAATAACTTTTCATGAATTTGGTCATTATTTCGCTGCTGTTTATCATAAAGTGAAAGCGACACTTCCATTTTATATTCCGTTTCCTCCAATTCCATATATGATAAATTTTGGAACGATGGGGGCAGTTATAAGAACCAGGTCGCGCATACATTCTAAGAAAGCTATGTTTGATATTGGTGTTGCAGGACCTATTGCAGGATTCGTTGTAACAATTGCTATTCTCATTTACGGCTTTTTAAATGTTCCGGGTATCGAGTATTTAATAAAAATTCATCCTGATTATCTCGAACCAACTTATGGAAAAGAGG
This region of bacterium genomic DNA includes:
- the pdxH gene encoding pyridoxamine 5'-phosphate oxidase, which codes for MIVQKSIHNLRREYKVNKLSEETVHKNPFKQFEIWFSEVIKLKLKEPNAMVLATSDKNAKPSARVVLLKGFRKDGFVFFTNYNSTKGKSLKENPSAALLFFWAELERQVRIEGKVKKISRLESQKYFNSRPLASRIAAWASEQSKIISDRHFIDLRFAELKNQFKGKRIPVPQNWGGFVLVPDYFEFWQGRENRLHDRICYRKMKSGWKIFRLAP
- a CDS encoding EamA family transporter, yielding MKNLSEHQKGILYVFTAALLWSSGGLFIKLISFNAMQLSFFRCLIAAITFALIFKKRTLIFNKLSLINSFIYAIVLITFVIATKTTTAANAIFLQATAPIYVLIFEPLLNKTRYERINIITVGVCIIGMILFFVGKLEPGHLEGNLVALISGITFAALFLGMKQNDQKYQQSSIFWGNILVALICIPFLSSLKVISFSDLWMVSFLGVFQIALAYAFFASGLKRIYAVEASIISMIEPVLNPVWVFIGYGETPSVTAIIGGVIILCAILVRSLISQSPMIKKRFNF
- a CDS encoding archease; translated protein: MNGNYKFVDHTADIAAELEGSSLQDLFEAGAKAWFTAITSDESIEADDYMEIELSASSKEELLVTFLNELNYLLLAKRWLYVSIESFKLFEDAEGFELSAELKGAPVSIDFPMKHEIKSVTYHQVEIVEVNGKYSTLVVFDI
- a CDS encoding radical SAM protein, with the protein product MLLLCNYYVTYRCNAFCEFCHFGDHTNFKDTPYADLEDFKSNVEQLAKLGVKFIDLTGGEPLLHKDIHLMAEFAHELKMQTSITTNTLLYPKFAEKLAGKINLLHFSLDSPDEEEHNKIRKVDCYKSIFKSIEIAKSLGEFPDVLFTVTNETYKKLPRMHELAAKYDLVLLVNPVFSYFGNPGLTQEAVDLVDDYCDGKMNVYLNKAFMKLRRDGGNDISNPSCKAVSRVVVISPYNEIILPCYHFANDKIKIDKPISEIRKSEKIKHFLKMEGRFDFCQGCTVNCYFEPSFAFPTNLYAISSLTSKFKYSYNKLIKQKIQKKLISKPESN
- a CDS encoding DUF1207 domain-containing protein; translated protein: MRFILIVSLLLILRINSFAQTTTEWFPADLNIQPFTANFLEPKTGFQYLFDLEKVRIDIGTSHDIIHWIDKDRSFSFGADFFTYTRARSEANFKFPVETVDYLFGVNGSYKYEIDESELGVRLRFNHISAHLVDGYYDAGTESWMNGREPFVYSKEFFELIGYYKIYDLRVYLGITYNIHIVPDEIKKEIFQIGFDYYPDKLATSVFTPFVAYDFKLVGTDKYVGNNIISAGIKFGHPESRGFSILASYFSGKSVHGEFYDLNENYATIGINLDI
- a CDS encoding site-2 protease family protein — encoded protein: MPEPYGENYFSNFSTPTPKPKKERPLLHLGLFIITFITTTLAGVQWISASGGPYELTELLTGLPYSISILLIITFHEFGHYFAAVYHKVKATLPFYIPFPPIPYMINFGTMGAVIRTRSRIHSKKAMFDIGVAGPIAGFVVTIAILIYGFLNVPGIEYLIKIHPDYLEPTYGKEGYGLVFGDSLLFSFLKERFVRPGQFFPPMSEIYHYPYLCVGWFGLFITSMNMIPVGQLDGGHISFAMFGEKTHYKISVIAFSIMFVFGLIGFADTFLELDYGIGWSGWLFWALVLYFVIKLKHPPVLDATHLDSRRMFVGYFSFFIFLISFSPMPIMLTLPQ